One genomic window of Anguilla anguilla isolate fAngAng1 chromosome 13, fAngAng1.pri, whole genome shotgun sequence includes the following:
- the LOC118210611 gene encoding ubiquinol-cytochrome-c reductase complex assembly factor 1, producing the protein MYRRVFQSGVRRIINVSASKATFGKAVEQEACLSRALAIYPSTPPQTQCRTLHSTRKLCSVKETPQATEEEVGAFTKLIEAMGFTGPLKYNKWKIKIAALRMYTCCVERINYDDFFEKCSLPDTLNSWFLVAQLHVWMCLVRMRQEGREGKYMCRYIVHSMWEDVEQRSKIMGIDAVQRKESMRSMTETFYAAIFGYDEGILSDDCVLSAALWRNLFNRQCEDPRQVELMVEYVRKQMQFIDALDGEDLLLTGEVKWRPLVEENAQSILKVPSPTYNDTGL; encoded by the exons ATGTATCGGCGAGTTTTTCAGTCCGGCGTTAGACGTATTATAAACGTCTCAGCATCCAAAGCCACATTTGGAAAG GCAGTGGAACAAGAAGCATGTTTATCACGAGCTTTAGCGATTTACCCCTCTACCCCGCCTCAGACACAGTGCCGGACACTACACAGCACCAGAAAG ctctgctcAGTTAAAGAAACCCCACAGGccacagaggaggaggtgggggccTTCACCAAGCTCATAGAGGCCATGGGCTTCACCGGACCCCTCAAATACAACAAATGG AAAATTAAGATTGCTGCCTTGCGTATGTACACATGCTGCGTTGAGAGAATCAATTACGATGACTTCTTTGAAA AATGCTCCCTCCCAGACACGCTGAACTCCTGGTTCCTGGTGGCCCAGCTCCATGTGTG GATGTGTCTGGTGAGGATGAGGCAGGAGGGACGGGAGGGGAAGTATATGTGCCGCTACATCGTCCACTCCATGTGGGAAGATGTGGAACAGAGGAGCAAAATCATGGGG ATCGATGCCGTCCAGCGCAAGGAGAGCATGAGGTCCATGACGGAGACTTTCTACGCTGCTATTTTTGGATACGATGAG GGAATCCTGTCTGATGACTGCGTGTTGTCGGCGGCGCTGTGGAGGAACCTGTTTAACCGGCAGTGTGAGGACCCCAGACAGGTGGAGCTGATGGTGGAGTACGTCCGAAAACAG ATGCAGTTCATCGATGCCCTGGACGGGGAGGACCTGCTGCTCACCGGGGAGGTCAagtggcgccccctggtggaggagAACGCCCAGAGCATCCTGAAGGTCCCCTCCCCCACTTATAATGACACGGGGCTCTga